The Halocalculus aciditolerans genome includes a window with the following:
- a CDS encoding RecB family exonuclease has product MSERALSPSRLATYAACPRQYDYGYVQDVTTPDRTELYLNQGTIYHETIEDVCDATERDDDPETIHNRAMRVFDTKWDEHSSPDDYESNAHREYQRAENRAAIDAFFDPDGGDGIEHARRSVATEVWVECEIDGRALHGKADNVIRTDKGLHVFDYKRNTRGVISGRTAERLSDHLDGEAHEPKRARNAFQTATYVEGVKNEPFYEDGMTVQFSFYGLLNSTSFESTPDGYEVSARGYPRETTDIYAEHYDTIRALIREAHDGITSEAFAPEPFDVIGEEACPDCDYREMCPDRLSTEVQQ; this is encoded by the coding sequence ATGAGTGAACGCGCGCTTTCCCCATCGCGGTTGGCGACGTACGCGGCGTGCCCGCGGCAGTACGACTACGGCTACGTCCAAGATGTGACCACGCCCGACCGCACGGAACTCTACCTCAACCAGGGGACGATTTACCACGAGACCATCGAGGACGTCTGTGACGCGACCGAACGCGACGACGACCCGGAGACAATTCACAACCGAGCGATGCGGGTGTTCGACACGAAGTGGGACGAACACAGCAGTCCGGACGACTACGAGTCGAACGCGCACCGGGAGTACCAGCGTGCAGAGAACCGCGCCGCTATCGACGCGTTCTTCGACCCCGATGGCGGTGACGGCATCGAGCACGCGCGCCGGTCGGTCGCCACCGAGGTCTGGGTGGAATGCGAGATCGACGGGCGCGCCCTCCACGGCAAAGCAGACAACGTGATCCGGACGGACAAGGGACTCCACGTCTTCGACTACAAGCGGAACACGCGCGGGGTGATATCCGGCCGAACGGCCGAGCGACTCTCCGACCATCTCGACGGTGAGGCCCACGAGCCCAAGCGCGCACGGAACGCGTTCCAGACGGCGACGTACGTCGAGGGCGTGAAGAACGAACCGTTCTACGAGGACGGGATGACGGTCCAGTTCAGCTTCTACGGCCTCCTCAACAGCACGTCGTTCGAGAGCACGCCCGACGGCTACGAGGTGTCCGCTCGCGGCTATCCCCGTGAGACGACAGACATCTACGCGGAGCACTACGACACGATTCGGGCGCTCATCCGGGAGGCACACGACGGGATCACGAGCGAGGCGTTCGCACCGGAGCCGTTCGACGTCATCGGCGAAGAGGCGTGCCCGGACTGCGACTACCGAGAGATGTGTCCCGACCGCCTCTCCACGGAGGTCCAGCAATGA